From the Streptomonospora nanhaiensis genome, the window CCGGCGGGCGGCCCGCTGCGCATCGGCGTGCGCGAGGTGCCCGGCGGCCTGTTCTCCTCGTGGCTGGTGCGCGAGGCCGCGCCCGGCGACACGGTGGAGGCCGCCCCGCCCTCGGGCGCGTTCCGCGCCGACCCCGCGGCCCCGGGCAACCACCTGCTCATCGCCGCGGGTTCGGGGATCACGCCGGTGCTGTCCATCGCGGCGTCGGTGCTGGCCGACCCCCGGTCCCGGGCCACGCTCGTCTACGCCAACCGCACCAGCGCCACGGTGATGTTCGCCGAGGAGCTGGCCGACCTCAAGGACCGCCACCGCGACCGGTTCCACCTGGTGCACGTGCTCTCCCGCGAGCCGCGCGAGGCCGAACTGCTCTCGGGGCGGCTGGACCCCGACCGCCTGCGCCGGCTGCTGGCCGCGCTGGTGCCGCTCGCGGCGACGGACCACGTGTGGCTGTGCGGGCCCCTGCCGCTCATCGAGGGCGCCCGCGCGGTCCTGGCCGAGGCCGGCGTTCCCCCCGAGCGGGTGCACTTCGAACTGTTCTACGTGGACGAGCCGCCCCCGCCTCCGCGCCGCGCGGCCGAGGACGCGCCGGGCACCGCCGGCCGCCTCACCGCGCTGCTGGACGGGCGTTCCACCACCGCGCCGCTGCCGCCCGACCGCACCCTGCTGTCGGCCGCCCAGGCGGTGCGGGCCGACCTGCCGTTCGCGTGCCGGGGCGGGGTGTGCGGCACCTGCCGGGCGCGGGTGACCGCCGGCGAGGTCGACATGCGCCGCAACTACGCGCTGGAGCCCGCCGAGGTCGAGAAGGGGTTCGTGCTCACCTGCCAGTCCTACCCGCGCAGCCAGGACGTGGCGGTCGACTACGACGCCTGACCCGGCGCCCGCGCGGCGGGCGGGGGTCGCGGGCGGGTCGGCGGGGCCGGAGGCGCGGACGGCGCGGCCGTGCGCGCCGGAGCCGCGAAGGCCCTACGATGTTCCGCACCACCCCACACCCCCCGAACGGTGAAGGACCCCCCATGTCCGACGAACGCGCCGCGGCGGCCGGAAGCGCGTGGCCGCCCCCGAGCATGGACTTCAGCAGGCCGACCATCGCCCGCGCCTACGACGCGCTCCTGGGGGGCAAGGACAACTACGCGGCCGACCGCGCCCTGGCCGAGTACGCCGCCCAGCACATCCCCGGGCTCAAGGACTCCGCGTGGGAGAACCGCAGGGTGCTGGTGCGCGGCGTGCGCCACCTGGCCGCCGAGGCCGGGATCGACCAGTTCCTCGACCTGGGCAGCGGGCTGCCCACCGTGCAGAACACCCACGAGGTCGCCCAGGGCGTCAACCCCGACGCCCGCGTGGTCTACGTGGACATCGACCCGCTGGTGACCGTGCACGGCCAGGCGATCCTGGCCGAGAACGCCAACACGGGGGTGTTCACCGCCGACGTCCGCGAGCCCGAGAAGGTGCTGGACCACCCCGAGGCGCGCCGCCTGCTGGACCTCGACCGGCCGATGGCGCTGATGCTGGTGGGCATGCTGCACTACCTCTCCCCCGACGTGGTGGACGAGGTGGTGGGCACCTACCGCGAGCGCCTGGCGCCGGGCAGCTACCTGTTCATGACCTCGCTGGTGGACACCGGCCTGCCCGCCCAGCAGGAGCTGGCCCGGATCACGCGGGAGAGCCTGGAGGAGGGCTGGGCGCGCACGCCCGAGGAGATCGCCCGCCACTTCGGTGATTTCGAACTCGTCGAGCCCGGAGTGGTCTACACCGCGCTGTGGCGGCCCGACGGCCCCGTGGACCCCGGCCGGCTCACCCCCGGAGAACAGCTCGGGATGGCCGGAATCGCGCGAAAGACGCAGTGAAACCCCAATGGAGGCGGGCCCGGGGGCCCGCCTCCATTGGGTCGGGTTCTGTCGGTCTGAGTCGCGGCGGACCCGCGCTCAGTGAGCGGCCTCATATTCCGCCACGATGTCCGCGGGAATGCGCCCGCGGTCGTTAATCCGCTTGCCGGCCTGCTTGGCCCAGGACCGGATCTCGGCGGCGCGCTGGCCGCTGTCGGCGGTTTTGCGCCGCGGCCGACCGGGGCGGCTGCCCTGGGAGGTCTTGCGGGCGCTGTCCAAATACGGCGACAGGGTCTCGCGCAGCTTTTTCGCGTTGGCGGAACTGAGATCGATCTGGTAGCTCCTGCCGTCGAGGCCGAACTCGACGGTCTCCTCGGCAGTGCCGCCGTCCAAGTCATCGACAAGCAGGACTTCAACCTTCCGAGACATGGCGGTACCTCAGATCTACTCAATCGGCGCTGCTGGATTCGCGTCGGTGGGGACCACTATAGGAAATCCAACGCAAAAATCAAACAAGGCCGTCTTTCTCTTTGTTCCGGTTTTTTCGGAGTATTCATTGACCTGAACCCGGCCGCGCCCGCCGCTTCCCCGGCCCATCCCGCCCGGTCGCGCGTATCGGCCGCGCCGTATCCTGCTGGGCGGCGGACCGCACGGCGCCGCCAAAGGCCGGATGATGGGAGAGGCATGGCGGTGACGCCGGAGGCCCGCGGGGCGGCCGAGGCCGACGCGGCCGAGAGGGCCGGAAGCACGGAGGCGGCGGTGGCGCCGCGCGCGGTCCTGTGGGACATGGACGGCACGCTGGTGGACACCGAGCCGCTGTGGGGCGTCGCGCTCGACGAGGTCGCCGCCGAACTCGGCCGCCCCCTGGACCAGGCCGTCCGCGACGCGATGACCGGTACCGACGACCGCACCACCATGCGGATGCTGGCCGAGTACACCGGTGTCGCGGTGACCGGCGCGCGACTGGACGCGCTCCACGAGCGGATCGTGGACCGTGTCACCGGCGTCCTGCGGGACTCGGTGCCCGTGCTGGAGGGCGCGGTGGAGGCGGTGCGCGGCGTGCGCGCGGCGGGGGCGGCCACGGCGCTGGTGACCTCCTCGCCCCGCAAGGTCACCGAGGTCGTGCTGGAGGCGCTCGCGGGCGCGGAGTTCGACGCCGTGGTCACCGCCGAGGACGTCGAGCGGCGCAAGCCCGACCCCCTGCCCTACCTGCTCGGCGCCGAACTGCTGGGAGTGGCGCCCGGCGACTGCTGGGCGGTGGAGGACTCCCCCAGCGGCGCGGAGGCGGCCGAGCGCGCCGGCTGCCGGGTCCTGCTGGCACCCGGGGCGCTGCCCACCGCCCACGGCCCCGGCCGTACCCGCCTGGCGGCGCTGAGCACACTGGT encodes:
- a CDS encoding HAD family hydrolase, producing the protein MAVTPEARGAAEADAAERAGSTEAAVAPRAVLWDMDGTLVDTEPLWGVALDEVAAELGRPLDQAVRDAMTGTDDRTTMRMLAEYTGVAVTGARLDALHERIVDRVTGVLRDSVPVLEGAVEAVRGVRAAGAATALVTSSPRKVTEVVLEALAGAEFDAVVTAEDVERRKPDPLPYLLGAELLGVAPGDCWAVEDSPSGAEAAERAGCRVLLAPGALPTAHGPGRTRLAALSTLVGLAEAAARPVT
- a CDS encoding SAM-dependent methyltransferase; translation: MSDERAAAAGSAWPPPSMDFSRPTIARAYDALLGGKDNYAADRALAEYAAQHIPGLKDSAWENRRVLVRGVRHLAAEAGIDQFLDLGSGLPTVQNTHEVAQGVNPDARVVYVDIDPLVTVHGQAILAENANTGVFTADVREPEKVLDHPEARRLLDLDRPMALMLVGMLHYLSPDVVDEVVGTYRERLAPGSYLFMTSLVDTGLPAQQELARITRESLEEGWARTPEEIARHFGDFELVEPGVVYTALWRPDGPVDPGRLTPGEQLGMAGIARKTQ
- a CDS encoding histone-like nucleoid-structuring protein Lsr2, whose translation is MSRKVEVLLVDDLDGGTAEETVEFGLDGRSYQIDLSSANAKKLRETLSPYLDSARKTSQGSRPGRPRRKTADSGQRAAEIRSWAKQAGKRINDRGRIPADIVAEYEAAH
- the paaE gene encoding 1,2-phenylacetyl-CoA epoxidase subunit PaaE, encoding MSAVVSGARRRAPVFHPLRVAAVERLCPDAAAVTFDVPAELAGEFAFAPGQSVTLRRRVGGVEHRRTYSVCAPAGGPLRIGVREVPGGLFSSWLVREAAPGDTVEAAPPSGAFRADPAAPGNHLLIAAGSGITPVLSIAASVLADPRSRATLVYANRTSATVMFAEELADLKDRHRDRFHLVHVLSREPREAELLSGRLDPDRLRRLLAALVPLAATDHVWLCGPLPLIEGARAVLAEAGVPPERVHFELFYVDEPPPPPRRAAEDAPGTAGRLTALLDGRSTTAPLPPDRTLLSAAQAVRADLPFACRGGVCGTCRARVTAGEVDMRRNYALEPAEVEKGFVLTCQSYPRSQDVAVDYDA